From the Vanacampus margaritifer isolate UIUO_Vmar chromosome 14, RoL_Vmar_1.0, whole genome shotgun sequence genome, the window TTTCAAGTGGGAGACGGGGAGACATGGAGTAACAAGTGGAGCGTGCCAGGCGGCGGCAGCAGATGGGCAACGAGCATCCGGAGCGTCGTTGGGCtcggaaggaaaaaaaaaacaaaaacaaaagtttgttgCTGGTGTTTATTGGTGCGATGTTTGGTGGATGTTGGCCAGTGTTCACTGTGAAAAAGTGTGGAGGACTTTgatacctccgccaaggcaaaGGGTATTCTTTTGTTCATCCTTTGTTggttgaatttgacattttgatgaaACCTCGCCAACAACAAAACCTATTTGTCTATTCTTGAAAACATTCTCTATGAAGCGgaaaatttatatattattgcggggggaaaaaagtaactttttgcCTTCTGAGACGCAATAGTCCTGTTTTCTTATGACATACTCCATAATgcgttcatttgtttttttgatggAACCATCTTCCAGGACCCTTAAAGCAAAATTCTACACTCTTGCTGTCGTAAACCAGGAAAGATGGCCAAAAATACAAATGCTGCGTTGGGAAATTACTTTCACCTTTTGTTAGAGGAATTCTGTTTGCCATTTTGAGTCACAATCGGACCATTTTCACTCCCAAATTAAAAATCGGGTATCCCATCATCATGTGTCATACAAGTTGCCTGCTAACTAATGAACtggcatatatatacataaaaaaaaatccatctccaATTTAATGCGGTTATAtaatattagctcttttaaaacattatttttttttaattcattaaaagtcagacatttttttggctcgcggcacttttatcattcaaaaaaacggctccacgctgcggaaaaaaaacaaactttcattggaataacttgagCGTGACTTTCCTTCTActcgctaatgtggctacaacttaacagtgtatcagaccgtgtggaaccacactgcccctaagtggccaaatcgggtacaacatgaacagcgctcccaataaaggcaagacagtataaaataatttaaataaaattgatttggggacatttaaaatcgattaaggatcgtactaaatgagaagtgattttttttgggccacacccctatttcttgccattcacaaatccttCAGCCCTCTCCGCCATTTTGAAACTTGAGGGGGCGTTCAtgtgcaattttctactcgTCATGTGGTATTTTACCATCATTTCGATACCACATTAAACCAAAACAGGATTGCCCTCGTCAATTtagccacaaaaacaaaaaaacacagcattCGACAATTCACAATTTTGGCCAGAGAAATTCTGTGTTGTCTATTTTTGCGTCGCAGTGGAACGAATTCCACTCCCAAATGGAAAATGGTTCAAGCCAGTCATCTAATGTCACACAAAgcaaaccaggaagtagccctTCCAACGCGCAGACACGCAAACAAAACAACCGACTTCTTCTTCCCTTTTGCTGACAGCtcaaccttggcggaggtctgcgcCCGGCTAAGTGTTATTCCACTTTTCTTTGTGTTGCAAAAAGCATGCCAGACTAGCCCCTAATGATCCCAACTTGAGCTCTTGCCTTTTTAATTACCCAACCAGGCCTGACCGAGGCTCACAAAGCTGGCCGCACATGCTACAACAACAAGAGAAAAAGGGGACAATTCCTTGGGAAAAAGATGCTCCGTGAACCCGGCAGCTAAGGCCGCCCTCGCTGCGCCAGCCACTCGTGACGTGGCGGCGCATCCTCCCAAACCCGAGGCCGGCGTCTCCACTGGAAAAGGAGCGCGTTAGCAAACATTGCGGCTCGGAGGATCCAAACAAGACACTAATGGCCGCCTTCCTCAGCATTTTGTCATGTGGGGTTGGCGTCACCTTTCAACATACGGCCCCGAGGCCCCCCCCGTCACTCAGGTGGTCCATCAGTCACCTTCATCTGGCGCAATCTGACTTTATCTTAATGAGCTGTTGTTATGACAGTCAATGAATGGAGACGGCCTCCATTCAGCGGGCAGGAAAAAGTCCGGCATTATTACGTTAACGAAGCCCCCGCAGCCTATCCAGTCgtggccaccacccaaaaactaaaaaaaaaacttatagaGTCCAGTGCCTTGATCCCATTCGGACCCCCGGACAAGACGGGGTGCCCTCACGATTGTCTTTGCTCTTCATTGCGGTTTTCCTATTGTTGCATTACATTCCAGCGTGTGGAATGTGCGCGTGTTACAAGTttggaaaagggggggggggggggtgttagggGGTCTTTATCCGAGACATCCTGTTCTTATTGTTAAGCGCTTGAGGTCGGCTGCAATCTGACATGTCGGCTTGAATGGGACAAAATGGGTGTGTGCGCGTACATGCACACAGCGTAAGGATGGActcattcatgaaaaaaaaacaaaactgttttaGCCTTTCGAAATTAAtcatggaaaaaaaacgaagaaaaaaaaacgttttagcCTTTCGAAATTAATCATTAACACATACAGATGAATAGCCCACTAATAGATTCGTaccctgggggggggggtgatatttTGAAAACCAGGCAACAGAAACACACTACTGGACTTTCTAAGGATCACCTTAAGCTTAAATACAGCATCGGAAACACTCTTTAAaggggagaaaaacaaacatgttctttaaaataatacattctaAGCCCCTCTAGTCCAAACaggacattttgattaatattgtttttgtggaatatgaattacgtaggaaaaaaatctgaggtcggccattttgccagttgctgttgactgaaaataaacatcacagctgctcgtggctcaggtaacgaccaatcacagctcacctgtttctcACGAGTTGAtgatgtttgcaagctgagccgtgattggtcgttacctgagcaactggtgtcatttccagtcgacggcaagaggcaaaatggccaccccctgagatggataaaaatgggtggatttagttagttttgttcatattccacaaacacaatattaatcagaatgcagtGATTAGAATTGTGGGGGCACAtgtaacattaaaaagaaaataaataatatatctgGGTTGACTTTTAAAGATTAAGAGCAAATGTATATTTCTGTCTTGACAAAGTGACCAATGCTATTATTCAGCAGCTTTTTACACACAAGTTCCGCCATAACGATCGCCACCAAAACACAGTACTTAGTAACGAGGCAGTGGTTTTTACGCCtcatcaaaattgtttttttaaagtactgtccaggataaaaaaaaaagttgaataggCTGTATGCTAATCAAGTTTTCTTCTAATGTCTTGATTGTATTTCATGTTTCATGATGTAGCTTCACGTACCACGCTTGGAGAAGGCCAAATATGGAGGACTTGCTGACTGGCGCGGCGTATCCCGTCATCGGAGAGGTGACACGAGGTGACCACGTCTCgtcctgaaaaaaatacaaacgcgCAGGTTACGCTGTTGTTTGAATTGCTCAGTCATGATAGGACTGCACTCACCTGATTAATTATGAGAAACACCTGCTAAGTTCCAAGTTGCCTACACACAAATGTCAAgttgttgtaatgtgtttacACACAGAACAAAGAATGGCATTTTTTGAAGATAACAGTTTAATTCAGGTGAAAAattattggagaaaaaaataaatcagtccTTCATTGTATTTCTTTTGACACTTGTTAAGTGTGActcttttcaaacaaaaattatGACATGAGATTACAAAAATTGTTTGGTACCAAAATGAATATttcaatgtattaaaaaaacacaatacaccTCCAGCACTGGATAaattgaaaacacacaaaaatgaaccCTTCATatgaacaataacaaaaaaatgacagaactTAACACAGAAATTGGACAGAttgaaaacaaaagtgcaatCATAACAACGGCCGAACGTCCACTTGAACTAGAGCGCCACCGAGTGGTCACAAACCAGGTAGGCCCCATTTGAACTTGTCCTACACCAACATACTAATCAGgtccacacatttttttggtcACGAAACAAATGAAATCAGGTTCTTTGCGTTTGGGAATCCCTGAGGTAAATTTTTGTCAAAGTGCACgaggtaaaaaacaaaaggatAACAAGTGGTCGGGTTTCAGTTTGTACCAGGAAAAAACAATTGTCAAACTCATTCCTTATTCAGCCGAGGCGCGACTCTCCGGTAAGTCCATCTTTCGGAGACGTTGCGTCTGATTTTGACGGTGCTCTGCGGCGCCATTTCCAGGTCAAGGGAGGGGCTGGAGTGGGACTTTGTCAGGCGGCCTTCGTCCACGTCTTCCTCTCCTTGGTCGGCCGCCGGGGACGCGCACATGGCTTTGTCAAACAAGCACAGGACGGCGGCCATCAGAGCGCCGTCGCCCGTTTTTTCCACACCCTTCCAGGCCTCCAGCACTCGCGTGTAGCTCTCGTAGCGACAGATCTGCGGGCGACGGATGGAAAAGTCACTGATGGTTGAAGAAGCAGCACGTGCTTGTCGGAAGTGGCCGCCCGGTGTCGCTACCTCGTGCTGCAGGTACTCGGCCCTGGTGCGGTGCTCCTCCATCTCCTTGCCTCGAGCCTTTTTGCCCTCCGGTGGGTTCTGCTGGAGGTGCGACAGGTCCGTTCTGAAGGACTCCAGCATTCCGGCGTGAGATTGCAGCTGGCGTTCCTAATGTTgacaagacatttttatttagttttagttaaagtcttttgactaaaatgaattaaagttttagtcataatttagtcatctgattgtattttggttttaatgcaatttcagtcgacaaaaaaaagcaattttagtcgactaaattgaCAGTTTAGACGATATTTTCCTTCAtatatttcaacttttatatAGAAAATTATAACACCAAGACACACGCAAGACACTTTTATTATAACAGtgtctttattaattgtttcaatgaaacatgttgacctgacaataatataacttagtttttacctaaataaaaaaaaaagtgtataaatagcttgagattaattttacagctgcccaataaatgtaaacatgtttgaacataaaataaatatttcttagtggttcttttctcccacctgcgtttcattccttctgattggattgtgtgaattttcgtcaccgtgttttcattttcgttttagtcattgacgaaattgtTAGTCAATTTTTGTTATCGTTGTCGTCTGAATGAATGGcttatattttagttttcgtttaattttcgtctgaaaaaaaataaatttcggGACGAAAAATATGAcgaatatttttgtgttgacgaaattatcaCTGGTTCCTAAACAGGATGAACCTTGGtacttaattcattcactcacagccatttttgctgaaacaacccccttcgctcctggccgttttactagattttgcaaggcccacagaatatcgtgctctattgttataaaaacacggaacctaccaaaagaaagattagcgtcttctttcatcaggatttttttttttacatccgttttcattttgcagcaataagcattagaatatagctaagtttcatcattactaacaaacctgttgaaaactgagaaaaagcttgttgcaacatggccctggctgatctcttatactctgctgccacctgctggcagtttttttttaaataactaccattgctttaagcgatctattcaggtcagaagctgcatcaaagccttctgtatgttctagcattaaaaaacatcttATAAAACGTATGTTTTTGGTTTGAAGTAGTTAACGAACGATTTTGATAAATAATCTAAGCACgatttttgttttccttaaaGGTCCATTTaatatgcgattattttttcaaggtctgcttatgattaaaaaattttaagaaaCAAGCAATTAATTAATCTGTGTTACAGTAAACAGTATCATATTTATTAgacataaatgaacaaaaatttttttaaagaatatttgatttaaaaaaattggcagCCATGCTGATTTTCACACCAATGAAAgccactaaataaaaaatatcttataaaggcaaaagacaaacaataaaacaatcaatGAAATTGCTCATCCCTAGTTGAAACATTAACATACCAGAGTGTGCGCGGACTGCGAGGCAGGCAAGATGGGTCGACAAAACCTCCGCTGGGAGCCAACGGCGGCCGGGAACGGAGGAGATGAGTGAAGCGCTGACACCAAGTTAATGCGGTTGATCCACGAGGTCATCTCCATTTTGGATCTGGGCGAAAAGGAGGACGATGCTGTGTAATCGTGGTCACGCAATACGGACGCACCTCGTGAAAATTCCCGCCAAACTTACGATGCTTGGAATAGGAAAACTCTCCAGTCGGCGGTCTGCAAACGGAAGACGTACGGTTTCTTGGTGTAGTCGGCCGCCGGCTCGGCCAACGAGTGATGGACGCTAACCACTTCCTCGTTGGTCTGCTGCTCTCCCCTGCTGTGatcctgacacacacaaaaaccatTGATTAAAccaataacattaaaaataatgttgcATTAGATACTTTAAGAGTATATATTACTAGTAACGTTTCCAACCTTCTGAAAGTAAAGGACCATTCCCTTCAGCACGCCGTAGAAGGTTTTCCAGCGCCTCTTCCCCCAAGGAGCTGACAACACAATCGCAATGAGTCAGTGTGGCTCCAAGTTGGTTGTTACGTCACCTTTGTGGATCTCTTACTGCGCTTCCCGTCAATATCGGCGTGGAGCTTCCTCTGGATGAAGCCCTGCTTGACAACGGGCGCCGCCTTGTCGTGAGGGACGTCCTGGAAGGGGTTGCTCTTGGAGCGCAGCGGCGCGTCCACCTCCTCCATCAACGCCGAGGTCAGCTCCTGCTCGTCCCTGTTTAAGAAGAGTCGCCGGTTGCCGATGTGACGCGGTTGTTATTTTGCTGAGGGATCATTTTTGATAAGTTACTCACACGGCCCACTGCAGCGGCTCGCTCTTGATGGAGCTGTAAAGACACTGTaaggtacatttaaaaaattattattattattaaaaataacgtTAAAATTATTTGTATGTTCTAAAAACATTCCGAAAATGAGTTCTTACTTTCAGCAGATCCTTGCTAAAGTTTTCTCCGTCGTTCATGCCATCCAGGTTGGACACGAACCTGGACGAGGACATGGCTTTCCCTACGTTCTGTGAAAACACGTGCGCAGTTGATTGACAGCGCCAcagttggggggtgggggcgatCAGCTCAAGCGGGCTTGCTCACCTGTCCGTGCAGGTCCGTGTTGAGGAGCATCAAAGCGCACGTGACGGCTAGCACGGCCCCTGAGGAAGGTGAAAGGTGTAACATCTGAGTGTGTGCGTTGGGTCTGTAAGGTAAAGCCAGGAAGGGAGTGAGACGGAAGCCCACCTGGTGAGGAGAAGGAGTCCGGGTTGCACTGATGGAAGCGGCCGGCGAAATGCTGCAGCACCCGCTCGCGCTCCTGCGTCTCTCCCAGCAGGATGACCTCTTTAAGAAAAGATCTGAGAGGCAAAAACAGAAACGCAAACATAGTCAAGGGGGCCTTCTTGACGCTACATCTGCTTTCGTCATGCTCACCTCAGGGCTTGATCCAGAGTTTGCCCAGTGAAATCAAAGAACCTGAGGTACTCCTCTCCAACAGCACGGCTGAACGAGTTGCTACGGAGATACACAAGAAATGACGGCATTAATATCGtatttgttcataaaaaatactgcctctagtggtacatgaaAGTATCACTAAATTAATTCTTACAGTGTTTGAATTGGTTTTATTTATCTGGTACAGAATATTTATTAAGTATAGCTCTGTAGTTCGATGCACAGTATTGAAAACATGTTAATATTGACTAAAATGCATCAGAAAGCCAATGTGTATAGGTCTTggtctctgattggctgctagTAACATCACCCTTTCTCAGACTGAacaggttttaaaaaaacaacaacaacaacaacaacactatgATTGTCTCCATGTATCCTGCATGTTGGCCGGCAGCCAGAAGAAACGCCACAGGAAGATTCAAAACTGTTCAGAATATCTTGGATATGCTTTTCCTGGCagttgtattgaaaaatgtgtCACCTCAACATAATGCAGTTGCAACGACATACATTGGACAATACTGCCATCTAGGGGTATTTTTAAGACACAGCACTTTTTATTACTGTAACActgtaacaaaaaacaatttcaatgaaACCAAACTGAATCTAGTTTAATctaagtcaacccccaaaaaatatttatgaatttattataccaattaagcagcaaaatccacctatttttatccatctcaggtggcagccattttgccacttgctgtctgtcgactgaaaaggacatcacagttgctcggggtttcaggtaacaaccaatcacctgTTTTCCGAGTTTGGTCATGCGACATTTGCAAGCTGATTTGCAAGATCATGCGACATTTGCAAGCTGAAACATTTGCCAGCCCtgactgagcaactgtgatgtcatttttcagtcgacagcaatggCAAAATAGCTGCCTCAAGATGGATAAAatcaggtggattttgctgctttactcaTAATCCACAaccgcaatattaatcagaaaactTCGTTAAGATTAATGGGGtgtatacaacatattattgtaaagctAATTTAGGGTTTTCTTCCACTTAATGGCATTTCCCACAATAAATGTTGGTTCACTGTATTAAATAATATTGTGTGGAACCACTAAGGTGTGAATGTTCTGTATATGTTCTTACTCTttgtcgaggtgcttgaccacATCCACGCGCTGGATCCCATCCAGCTTAAAGAGCCGCTCAGCAAGTTGTAACACTTTCTCCCGGTCAATATCGCCTCCATTCATGCAAGGTGTCGCAGATTCTGCGGTTCTGCTGGGCTCTCCGTTCGCCACGAGTACCGGCCCAGATCCGTTGAGGCCGCTTGCGACCTCCTGAGCCTCGTTTGACATTCGGGCCCGATTCGAAACCTTGAGTACCAAAGTGACGGCATGCTTGGTTTGCTTCTGGTGAGCTGGCTTGGTCTCGACCTTCCGCTCCCTGACAGCCGGGTCACCAAGCTGGATTGAAGTGTGCGATTCATCTGAAAGTTCAGGCTGTCCCAACTGGGCCGAGTTTTCGCAGTGTTTCGGGGGCAGCCCGTTGCCCTGTGAGAGCTTTTGTTGTTCTCGCTCTGCATCATCAGCCGCAGGAATCTTTTGACTTGGGGTTCCCGCAGCAAGTACCTTTAAGTTTGGTCCATCATTGTCAGTTTGCTTTGGCTGTGCGGGAGCCTCCCTAAGAATACAGATCATAATCATAAAATGCATAACAGTGTAACATTTATAGGTAAACCTACAAATTAGGgcgattttttttgtcacccaGACAGACTACAAGCACGATTAAACACTCACTTGGAG encodes:
- the LOC144063872 gene encoding PH and SEC7 domain-containing protein 4 isoform X2 → MSDAVSTTVDLRPKESREEAADAAMMGRADSAGAQTSFQGPKMADGSDVSSPDECISKEAPAQPKQTDNDGPNLKVLAAGTPSQKIPAADDAEREQQKLSQGNGLPPKHCENSAQLGQPELSDESHTSIQLGDPAVRERKVETKPAHQKQTKHAVTLVLKVSNRARMSNEAQEVASGLNGSGPVLVANGEPSRTAESATPCMNGGDIDREKVLQLAERLFKLDGIQRVDVVKHLDKDNSFSRAVGEEYLRFFDFTGQTLDQALRSFLKEVILLGETQERERVLQHFAGRFHQCNPDSFSSPGAVLAVTCALMLLNTDLHGQNVGKAMSSSRFVSNLDGMNDGENFSKDLLKCLYSSIKSEPLQWAVDEQELTSALMEEVDAPLRSKSNPFQDVPHDKAAPVVKQGFIQRKLHADIDGKRTPWGKRRWKTFYGVLKGMVLYFQKDHSRGEQQTNEEVVSVHHSLAEPAADYTKKPYVFRLQTADWRVFLFQASSKMEMTSWINRINLVSALHSSPPFPAAVGSQRRFCRPILPASQSAHTLERQLQSHAGMLESFRTDLSHLQQNPPEGKKARGKEMEEHRTRAEYLQHEICRYESYTRVLEAWKGVEKTGDGALMAAVLCLFDKAMCASPAADQGEEDVDEGRLTKSHSSPSLDLEMAPQSTVKIRRNVSERWTYRRVAPRLNKE
- the LOC144063872 gene encoding PH and SEC7 domain-containing protein 4 isoform X1; the protein is MDEDRLRPSHLDSTDSDPWRIRERQDLNGEAKEDQIKETVWLMRPVSCSTAAAAALPFATAQWETPDAAAGRPSFRTDSGDDITSSLHEHFHGDEVERREEQDAADSVNLTGNDFKPCDAAVGQEPRTQQREHSTHQLLDSSQNAVALKSDSEEEEKDRVMSDAVSTTVDLRPKESREEAADAAMMGRADSAGAQTSFQGPKMADGSDVSSPDECISKEAPAQPKQTDNDGPNLKVLAAGTPSQKIPAADDAEREQQKLSQGNGLPPKHCENSAQLGQPELSDESHTSIQLGDPAVRERKVETKPAHQKQTKHAVTLVLKVSNRARMSNEAQEVASGLNGSGPVLVANGEPSRTAESATPCMNGGDIDREKVLQLAERLFKLDGIQRVDVVKHLDKDNSFSRAVGEEYLRFFDFTGQTLDQALRSFLKEVILLGETQERERVLQHFAGRFHQCNPDSFSSPGAVLAVTCALMLLNTDLHGQNVGKAMSSSRFVSNLDGMNDGENFSKDLLKCLYSSIKSEPLQWAVDEQELTSALMEEVDAPLRSKSNPFQDVPHDKAAPVVKQGFIQRKLHADIDGKRTPWGKRRWKTFYGVLKGMVLYFQKDHSRGEQQTNEEVVSVHHSLAEPAADYTKKPYVFRLQTADWRVFLFQASSKMEMTSWINRINLVSALHSSPPFPAAVGSQRRFCRPILPASQSAHTLERQLQSHAGMLESFRTDLSHLQQNPPEGKKARGKEMEEHRTRAEYLQHEICRYESYTRVLEAWKGVEKTGDGALMAAVLCLFDKAMCASPAADQGEEDVDEGRLTKSHSSPSLDLEMAPQSTVKIRRNVSERWTYRRVAPRLNKE